The sequence GGCGGTGTGGATGACCCAGCTCACCGTTTGGCTGCTCGGGTCACTCGTACGGTCACAGCCCGGAAGTCTTCTACGGCCCTCTCCAAGCCTTGGCTTGCTCGCTTCCATCCGCGCGACGACGTCGTGGGCGCCTTCATGAGGTCAGTGAGCGCGTCGAGTAGCCCATGAGCCGCTCGGCGCAGGTCCTCGTTGCCAGCCAGAGATACGCGAGTCAGGACAAGTGACGCGCGTTCCATTGGCCCAGCTACGGCGCTCCAGGCGAAGTCGTTTGCGCTCCGGCGGAGGTCAACTGCCCGCGTTAGCGCGGCGGCCCGTTGCTGTATTGCGTTGTCGCCTCGGGCGAAGAGGTCGCTCATGATGCTGACTCCGGACGCAACGGCCGGCAGGCCACCCGAGCGCACCTTGACGGCTTCAAGGGCCATCCTGACGCCGTAAACTGCGGCCATCGCCTCGGCTGCCAGCATGGCCAGCCGTTCGCGTTCGTCCCGCCTGCGCTGGCGCCACGGCTGGAACAGGGCGACGAAGACGGCTGCAACGGTAGCTCCGGCACCGAAAATCTGGCCGATGGCCGACCACCAAGCTGCTTCCGTCGCGGAGTCGCCGAAGAGGTGCGTGAGCATGTGCTCGTGATACACCACTCATCGTCCATGACCTCAAGACGCGCGAGCCGATCATTCGGCAACTAGCTCCGCTGTCGGTAAGAAACTGACGACTGCTGCAGCCTGATCACTCGAAAGTTTAACGGAGCCACGTAACACCGGGTCGCTACGCTGTTCATGATCTCCTGATGAGCCTACATTCGCCCCGGAAGTTCGCTATCGGGTGACGGTGGCGATTTCGCGTAACGGCATGCGGCCTTCGAGCGACCATGTCAACATCAACTTCGATATCTGTGGGATATAAAGGCGAGGAGGATGCTCGCAGCCATCGAGTGACGATCTGGGTAGCTTACGCCCAGGGCTGACACCGCGAAGTAGTCGCCGTATACTGAGGGAACCCATGCTTACCAAGATTGTCATTAAGAACTACCGAAGCTTTCGAGACTTCACGCTTGAGTTTGACCCTAAGATGAACATCTTGGTGGGCGACAACGATGCGGGCAAGTCAACCATCCTTGAGGCGATCGGGCTTGCCCTGACGGGTCGTGTTCGTGGTCGGCCGTTACTGCAGGAGTTGTCGCCGTATATGTTCCATATGGGCGCCGCCGCCGAATACATTAAGGGGGTTCAGGAGGGGCGCCCGGTTCAGCCGCCCGAGATTATTATTGACCTCTTTCTGGATGCTGACTCAGCGCCGCCTGAAATTCAGGGAACGAATAACCTTTGTAAGACTAACGCGCCCGGTGTTCGCATTCGTGCTCACCTCAACGAGGACTATGAAGATGAGTATCGCGAGTTTGTGAAAAACCCCGATCAGGTCAAGCTGATCCCGACCGAGTACTACCGAGTTGACTGGCTGGCTTTTTCGGGCAACGGCGTCACGTTCCGGAGCGTCCCAGCGACAGCTTCACTTATTGACGCCGCCAGCATCCAGCTGCAGAGTGGCGTTGACTACTACTTCAACGGCATCCTCAACTCCCATCTTGCGCCGGCTGATCGCGTTGGACTTGCTCGGACCTATCGCGGCTTGCGCGAAGAGTTTTCTGAGAGTGCTGCTATTCAGGATATCAACAAAAAGCTCCGTGGTGATCCCGCTGATGTTAGCGAACGCACGCTTACCTTAGGTATCGATGTCTCGCAGCGAACGAGCTGGGAAAGCAGTATCGTGCCACATCTGGACAATCTGCCCGTGCAGTACGTCGGTAAGGGTGAGCAGAGCACGCTAAAGATCCTTCTTGCTCTGAACAAGAAGGTTGATGACGCTCATGTCGTCCTCGTTGAAGAACCCGAAAATCACTTGTCTTTTCCAAACCTGGGCAAACTTGTTAAGAGGATCAAAGATAAGTGCAGCGGCAAGCAAGTATTCGTTACCACTCACAGCTCGTATGTACTCAATAAGCTTGGGCTTGAAAGTCTGGTACTCCTGTCGCTGACGCAGGGGATTCGTCTCAATGCGCTGTCGCGCAGTACGCAAGACTACTTCCGCAAGCTGTCGGGCTACGACACACTTCGCGTCGTTCTGGCACGCAGAAGCATCCTGGTTGAGGGGCCTTCGGACGAGCTTGTAGTTCAGCGGGCGTACCTTGATGTGCATGGGTGCCTGCCGGTGGATGGTGGCGTAGATATCATCAACGTGCGCGGGCTGTCGTTCAAACGCTTCCTGGATATCGCCGCTTTGCTGCCGCAGAATCAAGTTGATGTCGTAACCGATAACGATGGTAAAGAAGCTGCCGAGGTTAAAGCTGGATACGTCGCTTACGATCAGTACGGGAATATCGGCGTCCATGTCGGCGAAAACGCGGCATACAAGACGCTGGAGCCGCAGTTGCTCTTGGCTAATGATCGAGCGACGCTAAACGGCGTCCTTGGGCAGGACTTCGACACCGACGACGAGCTGTTGAAGTACATGAAGAACAATAAGACAACGTGCGCCCTCGCCATCTTCTCAAGCTCGACCACCATCAACATGCCGGGATACATTAAGAATGCCGTCGCATAACAATCGGGCCGTCATTGCGGCGGCGGGATCGCGGAAGACTCAGCATGTCATCGATAGTGCGCTGAGCAACAGTGCTGAACGCGTGCTGGTAACTACGTATACCAACGAGAACCTACTCCAGTTGAGGAGTCGGATGGCGGCCGTCAGGGGTTCTATCCCGTCAAATATTACCTTGACGGGATGGTTTACGTTGCTGCTAAACGAGTGCGCTCGGCCGTATCAGAGTAGTGTTTTGGGTGAGGTTGGGTTGATTCGAGGTCTCGACTTTACCGGACAACGGCCTATCTATGTAGGTCAAAACACGCCAAGACAGTACTATCTTGATAGTCGCCGAGACGCTTACAGGGATGAGTTATCCGCGCTCGCCGTTAAGGCTAACGAGGCGTCCGGCGGAGCGGTCGTGCGTCGCCTGTCGGAGATGTTCGATCATATCTACATCGACGAAGTTCAAGACTTGGCTGGCTACGATCTCGACTTACTTGATCTGCTAATGCGGTCGCCGATTGCTGTCACCATGGTTGGCGACCCGCGACAGGCGACGTTTTCGACTAATAACAACCGGAAGAACAAGAAGCATAAAGGGAGCGGGATTGCTAGCTGGCTTAACGAGCGTGTCAATCTTTGCGAAATCGAACCGCGGGCGGTGAGCTACCGTTGCAACCAGGAAATCTGCGATTTTGCTGACGGGCTTTATCCTGAAATGCCCGCCACGACTTCAATGAATAGCGAAACTACCGGCCACGACGGCGTGCTTGCTATTAAGCCATCGGATGTATCGGAGTATGTTGCTGAGCATGACCCTGTGGTACTCCGATATGATAAGAGGGCAGACACTGCAGGCTTGAATGCGATCAACATCGGCGTATCAAAGGGTAGCACCTATGATCGAGTTCTGATTTTTCCAACTGGCCCAATGAAGAAGTACTACCAGTCTCGCAACCCATTGGACGCCGGGGCTCGGGAAAAACTTTATGTGGCGGTGACGCGGGCGAAGTACAGTGTTGCGTTTGTGATTCCTTAGTTCGAGCGTGGAATTTCTACGCATTGCCTCGGTGGGGGAACCGACCTCTCGGTCGCAATTCGATCCCATCGGCAAGCAAGTACTCTCGCACCGTGCTCGCGACGACGTGATACCGCTTTGCAATCCTGTCGAGCGTCCAGCCGTTCGCGTACAGTCCGACGGCCTCATGTACCTGCGCCGGCGTCAGCTTCGAGCACCTCGTCGTAATGCCCAGTCCCTGGAGCCGCTTCAAGATCGTCGTGCGGTGCACGCCGAGTTCATTGGCGATCTGCTGCATGCTGGCTCCGGCCTCGTGCCGAGCGATCATCTGACCCACTTCTTCGGGGGTGAGTTGACGTTGCGTCTGATACGGCCGAGACACGGGCCCGACGTCCGGGAGGGTATCTGGCCAGGTGGCGGCCATCTCTAGGAGGCGTCGGGCTGGTGGGGAAGGGTTTGCAAAGGCCTCGAAGACCTGCACGTACGCAAGCCGCACGTTTTGTCGGCTGTGCCGGCCGGCCCGCCGTGCGCGTCATCGGTCAGCCTGTCGGCGGGCAGGTAAGTGGCCGGGCCGGGCAGTGCGTCCGGCAGTTCCAGGTTCTCCGGTGCAGGCCGGTGGCTCGCAGGGCTTGAACGGGTCGTCCGGGTGGCGACCACTTGGTCCACGACGTTCCCGCGCACCTTCCCGACCGACTGCCGGCCGGGCGACTCACCGCGACCGGCGACGCGTGCTGCCGGCGAACGTTCCACTATGGACTGATTGCCCACCTTCTCGGATGCCGGAACGGCCCCTCTCGCGGACGATGACCGGTGAGCGGTAGCCGAGTCGAGGGGTCCGAGGTCGATGAGTGGTGTGGTGTTCGGTGCCCGGAAGTCCCGGCGAGGGGTGTCCGGGCTGCTGGTCGTGGTGCTCCTGGCGCTCGGTGTGCTCGCGCCCGGCACGGCGCCTCGCGCGTCGGCCGCCGAGGCGCGGAGCTGCGGGTTCGCCACGGCGGGCACCGGTACCTACGCCCGGACGCTGTGCTGGTTCGACCTGTCCGGCTACAGCGCGGCGGAGGCCACGTCGCCGGCGGGCCAGCGGTTGGTGTTCGCGCTGCCCGGCGGCTACCGGCTCTCGGCCACCCTCACCGTGTCCGGCGGCCCGGTCGCGCCGAGCGCGCTACCCACCTACTCGGCCGCTTACCTGGGCAACTCCGGCCACTACACCGGGGTGCCGGGCCGGCCGGCGCTGTACCAGACCGCCAGTGGCACGACGACCGTTGCCGCGCTGACCGACATCGTCGCCACCGACGCGAGCGGCGCGGTGGTGAAGGGCTACGGCCTGGTGGGCGCGGACGTCGAATCGACGGACGTCGGCGAGTCGATCGAGTGGACCTCGTCCGCTCCGATCGAGTCGCTGACCGCGGACGGTTCCGGGCCGGGCATCGGCAACGCGTGCGGGGGTGGCTACACCGGCATCGGCACCCGGACCGTGCACTGTGCCGGCCGGGTGAACGCCAAGAAGACCGGCACCGCGATCGTCGCCGCGGAGGATCCGGCCACCTTCACCCAGCGCATGGTGGGCGGCGGACGGCAGGCGGTCGGGTTCGGGGTGCTGGTCTCGAGCCTCCAGATGGCCAAGAAGGTGGTGCGGGGATTCGCCGGTGACTCGTTCGCCGTCTCGGTCGCGTCGTCGGGCGGGGCCGTGCTGGGCTCGGCCGATACGCAGGGCGGCACGTCGGCGACCACCGGCGAGGTCACCGTGCTGGCCGGAGCGCGCGGTGGCGATTACACCCTGCGCGAGGCGGCCACTTCGGGCCTCGAATCCAATTACGACAGATCGTGGACCTGCACCCGCAACGGCGCCGCGGACAGCGAGCTGCCCAGTGGTGACGCGGGTGGCTCGGTCCGGGTGCACATCGGCATCGGCGACTTCGTCTCCTGCACGGTCACCAACACCGCGAAGGCGGCGACCCTGCAATTGGTGAAGCACGCGGCCTCGCCGGTGGACGTGAACGGCAACGGGATCACCGACGCGGGTGACACGATCGGGTACACCTTCACCGTCACCAACACCGGCGCGCTGGCGCTGCACGACATCGCCGTGACCGACGCCAAGGCCGGCGTCGTCACCTGCCCCCGGCCGGCGCTCGCCCCGGGAGAGTCCCAGACCTGCACCGCGCGGACCCCCTACCCGATCAGCAAGGCGGACGAGTCGGACGGCGCCGCGCTGAACACCGCGACGGCGTCCGGGCTGCCGCCGGGCGTGACCACCAGGGTGACGTCGAACCCGTCGTCCACCCGTACGCCCACCGAGTCGCCGAAGCCCGCGCTGACGCTGAAGAAGTCCGCTTCCCCCGACGACCCGGAGGCCTATACCGCCGGGCGTCGGATCACCTACTCGTTCCTGGTCACCAACACCGGCAACGTGCCGCTGGGCGAGGTCGGGGTCGACGAGACCGCGTTCTCCGGCAGCGGCGTCCTGTCCACGCCGGTCTGTCCCGTCGCCACGCTCGCCCCCGGCGCCAGTACGACGTGCACCGCCACGTACGTGCTGACGCAGGACGACGTCGACTCGGGCCTGCTGCACAACACCGCCATCGCGCACGGCAAGCAGCCCGGCTCTCCCGACCCGACGACCTCGAATCCCGCCACCGTGTCCGTTCCGACGCCGGCGCACCCGGCGATCACGCTGGTCAAGACCGCCGAGCCGACGATCGTCGGGCGCGCGGGCCAGGTCGTGACCTACACGTTCACCGTGACCAACACCGGTGACGTGACGCTGCGCGGGGTCGGGGTCGACGAGACCCGGTTCACCGGCTCCGGTCCCGCGCCCGCGATTTCCTGCCCGGACGCGGTGCTCGCACCCGGGGCGTCCCAGACGTGCCGCGCGACCTACCCGGTCACCCAGGCGGACATCGACGCGGGCTCGATCGAGAACACCGCGGTCGCGCACGGCACGGCCCCGCGCGCGACCGAGCCGACCACCTCGGCGCCCTCCTCGGCGAAGGTGACCGCCGACCGTTCCGCCGCGCTCGCGCTGGTGAAGTCGGCCGCCCCCGGCGCGGTCGCCGCCGCGGGCGAGCCGGTGCGCTACTCGTTCCTGGTGACCAACACCGGGAACGTGACGCTGACCGACGTGACCGTCACCGAAGAGGCCTTCAGCGGCAGCGGATCGCTGTCGGCGGTCTCCTGCCCGGCGGGAGCCGCCGTGGTGCCCGTGCTGGCGCCCGGCCAGACCGTCACCTGCACCGCGGATTACACCGTGACCCAGGCCGACCTCGACGCCGGCCGGATCACCAACAGCGCGACCGCGGCCGGCACCCCGCCCGGTGGCCTGCCGACGGTGACCACCCCGCCCGCGTCCGCGGTCGTCACGGCGCGCGGTGGAGCCGCGCTGACGCTGGTCAAGTCGGTCGAGCCGGCCACCGTGGACGGCGCCGGGCACACCGTCACCTACCGGTTCGCCGTGACCAACACCGGCAACCGCACGCTCACCTCGGTGGCCGTGCGCGAAACCGCGTTCACCGGTACCGGGACGCCGCCCGTCATCGCGTGCCCGTCGGACACCCTGGCCCCCGGCCAGGCCGTCACCTGCACCGCCACCTACACCCTCACCCAGGCCGACGCGGACGCCGGCTCGGTGACCAACACCGCCGAGGCGACCGGCAGTCCGCCACAGGGTGACCCGGTGACCTCCGGCCCGTCCCAGGCGACGGTGACCGTACCGGGCAGGCCGGGGCTGTCGCTGGTGAAGTCGGCGGACGGCGGGCACTTCGAGGCCGGGCAGACGGTCACCTACTCGTTCGTGGTGACCAACACGGGCAACCGGACGCTCACCGCCGTGACAGTGCGGGAAACGGCGTTCTCCGGCATCGGAGGGCTCTCGCCGCTGTCCTGCCCGGGCGGCGGCGCCACAGTGGCCGTCCTGGCGCCGGGCGAGCAAGCGGTCTGCACGGCCACGTATGTGCTCACCCAGTCCGATGTGGACTCCGGGCACGTGACGAACACGGCGGTCGCCACCGGCACCCCGCCCGGTGGGACCGAGCCACCGACCTCGGACCCGTCGACGGTCGTCGTGCCGACCCCGCCGGACGCCGCGCTGACGCTGGCCAAGACGGCCACGCCGGGCACGGTCTCCGCGGCCGGCCAGCAGATCACCTATGCGTTCCTGGTGACCAACACCGGCAACGTCACGCTCGCCCCGGTGACGGTCCGCGAGACCCGCTTCACCGGCAGCGGCGCCGCGCCGGTGCCGGTCTGCCCGGGCGGTGCGCTGGCTCCCGGGCAGCGGGTCACCTGCACCGCGACCTACCGCGTGACGCAGTCCGATGTGGACGCCGGATCGATCGGCAACACCGCCGTGGCGTCCGGCACCCCACCGGAAG is a genomic window of Amycolatopsis lexingtonensis containing:
- a CDS encoding ATP-dependent nuclease, with the translated sequence MLTKIVIKNYRSFRDFTLEFDPKMNILVGDNDAGKSTILEAIGLALTGRVRGRPLLQELSPYMFHMGAAAEYIKGVQEGRPVQPPEIIIDLFLDADSAPPEIQGTNNLCKTNAPGVRIRAHLNEDYEDEYREFVKNPDQVKLIPTEYYRVDWLAFSGNGVTFRSVPATASLIDAASIQLQSGVDYYFNGILNSHLAPADRVGLARTYRGLREEFSESAAIQDINKKLRGDPADVSERTLTLGIDVSQRTSWESSIVPHLDNLPVQYVGKGEQSTLKILLALNKKVDDAHVVLVEEPENHLSFPNLGKLVKRIKDKCSGKQVFVTTHSSYVLNKLGLESLVLLSLTQGIRLNALSRSTQDYFRKLSGYDTLRVVLARRSILVEGPSDELVVQRAYLDVHGCLPVDGGVDIINVRGLSFKRFLDIAALLPQNQVDVVTDNDGKEAAEVKAGYVAYDQYGNIGVHVGENAAYKTLEPQLLLANDRATLNGVLGQDFDTDDELLKYMKNNKTTCALAIFSSSTTINMPGYIKNAVA
- a CDS encoding UvrD-helicase domain-containing protein gives rise to the protein MAAVRGSIPSNITLTGWFTLLLNECARPYQSSVLGEVGLIRGLDFTGQRPIYVGQNTPRQYYLDSRRDAYRDELSALAVKANEASGGAVVRRLSEMFDHIYIDEVQDLAGYDLDLLDLLMRSPIAVTMVGDPRQATFSTNNNRKNKKHKGSGIASWLNERVNLCEIEPRAVSYRCNQEICDFADGLYPEMPATTSMNSETTGHDGVLAIKPSDVSEYVAEHDPVVLRYDKRADTAGLNAINIGVSKGSTYDRVLIFPTGPMKKYYQSRNPLDAGAREKLYVAVTRAKYSVAFVIP
- a CDS encoding helix-turn-helix domain-containing protein, whose translation is MAATWPDTLPDVGPVSRPYQTQRQLTPEEVGQMIARHEAGASMQQIANELGVHRTTILKRLQGLGITTRCSKLTPAQVHEAVGLYANGWTLDRIAKRYHVVASTVREYLLADGIELRPRGRFPHRGNA
- a CDS encoding DUF7507 domain-containing protein, translated to MSGVVFGARKSRRGVSGLLVVVLLALGVLAPGTAPRASAAEARSCGFATAGTGTYARTLCWFDLSGYSAAEATSPAGQRLVFALPGGYRLSATLTVSGGPVAPSALPTYSAAYLGNSGHYTGVPGRPALYQTASGTTTVAALTDIVATDASGAVVKGYGLVGADVESTDVGESIEWTSSAPIESLTADGSGPGIGNACGGGYTGIGTRTVHCAGRVNAKKTGTAIVAAEDPATFTQRMVGGGRQAVGFGVLVSSLQMAKKVVRGFAGDSFAVSVASSGGAVLGSADTQGGTSATTGEVTVLAGARGGDYTLREAATSGLESNYDRSWTCTRNGAADSELPSGDAGGSVRVHIGIGDFVSCTVTNTAKAATLQLVKHAASPVDVNGNGITDAGDTIGYTFTVTNTGALALHDIAVTDAKAGVVTCPRPALAPGESQTCTARTPYPISKADESDGAALNTATASGLPPGVTTRVTSNPSSTRTPTESPKPALTLKKSASPDDPEAYTAGRRITYSFLVTNTGNVPLGEVGVDETAFSGSGVLSTPVCPVATLAPGASTTCTATYVLTQDDVDSGLLHNTAIAHGKQPGSPDPTTSNPATVSVPTPAHPAITLVKTAEPTIVGRAGQVVTYTFTVTNTGDVTLRGVGVDETRFTGSGPAPAISCPDAVLAPGASQTCRATYPVTQADIDAGSIENTAVAHGTAPRATEPTTSAPSSAKVTADRSAALALVKSAAPGAVAAAGEPVRYSFLVTNTGNVTLTDVTVTEEAFSGSGSLSAVSCPAGAAVVPVLAPGQTVTCTADYTVTQADLDAGRITNSATAAGTPPGGLPTVTTPPASAVVTARGGAALTLVKSVEPATVDGAGHTVTYRFAVTNTGNRTLTSVAVRETAFTGTGTPPVIACPSDTLAPGQAVTCTATYTLTQADADAGSVTNTAEATGSPPQGDPVTSGPSQATVTVPGRPGLSLVKSADGGHFEAGQTVTYSFVVTNTGNRTLTAVTVRETAFSGIGGLSPLSCPGGGATVAVLAPGEQAVCTATYVLTQSDVDSGHVTNTAVATGTPPGGTEPPTSDPSTVVVPTPPDAALTLAKTATPGTVSAAGQQITYAFLVTNTGNVTLAPVTVRETRFTGSGAAPVPVCPGGALAPGQRVTCTATYRVTQSDVDAGSIGNTAVASGTPPEGGSPVDSKPATATVHATAAGALAITKAAGPVDVNRDGSIGAGDRIGWTITVTNTGTATVGEIKVDDPSAGPVTCPGTVLAPGQAMTCTVPPHTVTAADVTAGRVRNVATATGTGPDGKPVAGGEATAVVPVVPVPPPGSRPGPATGPGEPPHRLPDTGVDVGRQLALAGLLLIAGLALCLAGRRRRA